CTGTGTGCTGTCCACGATGTGTCGGACGGCGTGAACCGAGTCGTATGCTTGCGTTTCGTTGGTGCCGACGAGGTACACCACGACGTACGCGGCCTTGCCATCCGGGCTTTGCGCTCCCCCTGCGGTCAGCGGATCACTCCAGAAGTCCTGAATGTGGGCGACGTGCCCGGTGTCCGCGGAAAGCTTGCGCATCAACTCGTTGTAGAACCGGTGCGCATCGTTATCGAGTGGCTTGTCGCCCTCCAGCACGATCGTCACCCGGTTGTTGGAATCGAACTCGTGGAACAGCTGACCCACCCGCATGATCGCCTGAACCGCAGCGGCGTCTTTCGGGCTCAGCGATACCGAGTGCGCTTTGCCGACCACTTCCAGCTGGGGGATGGCGATATTGAGAAAGGCGGTGAGCCCCAGCCATAACAGGACGATCGGCACCGCAAAGCGGGTGATCATCCGCGGCAGAAAGGGCGCGTTGCCCAGTCCGGTATTCACCCTGCCGCGGCTCCTTTAAGAGGTTCGGCTAGAGAGCGCCCATCGCGGCGAAGGTACACCTCCGATGGGCTATGGCAACTTGTATTTCGGCGAATCGTTATGTTTGTCGCCGTTCGGCGAGGGCGGCTACACCTCGCGGAGCACGCTGCGCAGGATGGATTCGATGGTGTCGAACTCGGCCTGACCGCTGATCAGCGGCGGCGCCACCTGGACGACGGGATCGCCGCGGTCATCGGCGCGGCAATACAGGCCCGCCTCGAACAGCGCGGGCGAGACGTAGCCGTGCAGCAGGCGTTCGCATTCCTGCGCGCTGAACGTTTCCTTGGTCGCCTTGTCCTTGACCAGCTCGATGCCATAGAAGTAGCCCTCGCCGCGGACGTCGCCGACGATCGGCAGGTCGTACAGCCGCTCCAGGGTGGCGCGGAAGGCCGAAGCGTGTTGCCTGACGCGGTCGTTGAGGCCCTCGCGTTCGAAGATGTCGAGGTTGGCCAGCGCCACGGCCGTCGAAACCGGGTGTCCGCCAAAGGTATAGCCGTGCGGGAAGATGGTGGCGCCGTCGTTGAACGGCTCGAACAATCGCTCGCTGGCGATCATCGCGCCCAGCGGCGAGTAGCCCGACGTCAGGCCCTTGGCGCAGGTGATCATGTCGGGCACGTAGCCGAAGTCGTCACAGGCGAACATCGAGCCGATCCGGCCGAACGCGCAGATCACCTCGTCGGAGACCAGCAGCACGTCGTATTCGTCGCAGATCTGGCGAACCCGTTCGAAATAGCCCGGCGGAGGGGGGATGGCGCCGCCCGCGTTCTGCACCGGCTCCAGGAACACCGCGGCGACGGTGTCGGGGCCCTCGAACTCGATCGCCTCGGCGATGCGGTCGGCGGCCCATCGCCCAAACGCCTTGGGGTCGTTGGCGAACGGCTCGGGGGCGCGGTAGAAGTTCGTGTTGGGCACCCGGAAGCCGCCCGGCGTCACCGGTTCGAATGGCGCCTTGTACGCCGGCAGGCCGGTGATCGCCAGGGCGCCCTGGGTGGTGCCGTGGTAGGCGATCGACCGCGAAATCACCTTGTGCTTACCGGGTTTGCCGGTCAGCTTGAAGTACTGTTTGGCCAGCTTCCACGCGGTTTCCACGGCCTCGGTCCCGCCAGTGGTGAAGAACACCCGGTTGAGGTCGCCCGGGGCGTAACGCGCGAGGCGCTCGGCGAGTTCGATGGCGGTCGGGGTGGCATAGCCCCAGAGCGGGAAGTACGCCAGCGTGCTCGCCTGCCGGGCCGCGACCTCGGCGAGTTCGGTGCGACCGTGGCCGACCTGGACGGTGAACAGCCCGGACAGCGCGTCGAGGTAGCTCTTGCCACGGTCGTCGAAGATCGTCACGCCGTCGCCACGGACGATGATCGGCGGCGTGATGCCGGCGCTGTGCCGGGCGAAGTGCAGCCACAGGTGCTCTGTCATGTTGTGTGCGAGCCTAACGCTGGGTTTCATGGCCCGGCTCCTTACTCGCGCCGTTCCGGCGCTCGCCGTCGCCGCGCTGGGTTTCATGGCCCGGCTCCTTACTCGCGCCTTTCCGGCGCTCGCCGTCGCCGCGCTAGGCTCGCTGCATGACCGCAGCGCAGCAGGTCAGCGAATTCGAGTCCCTGCGGCCGCATCTCATGTCGGTCGCCTACCGCCTCACCGGCACGGTGGCCGATGCGGAGGACATCGTGCAGGACGCCTGGCTGCGGTGGGTCGGGCAGGGCGCCGACATCACCGACCTGCGGGCCTGGCTGACCACCGTGGTGAGCCGGCTGGCCCTGGACAAGTTGCGCTCGGCCGCGCAC
This genomic interval from Mycobacterium sp. SMC-2 contains the following:
- a CDS encoding aspartate aminotransferase family protein, which gives rise to MTEHLWLHFARHSAGITPPIIVRGDGVTIFDDRGKSYLDALSGLFTVQVGHGRTELAEVAARQASTLAYFPLWGYATPTAIELAERLARYAPGDLNRVFFTTGGTEAVETAWKLAKQYFKLTGKPGKHKVISRSIAYHGTTQGALAITGLPAYKAPFEPVTPGGFRVPNTNFYRAPEPFANDPKAFGRWAADRIAEAIEFEGPDTVAAVFLEPVQNAGGAIPPPPGYFERVRQICDEYDVLLVSDEVICAFGRIGSMFACDDFGYVPDMITCAKGLTSGYSPLGAMIASERLFEPFNDGATIFPHGYTFGGHPVSTAVALANLDIFEREGLNDRVRQHASAFRATLERLYDLPIVGDVRGEGYFYGIELVKDKATKETFSAQECERLLHGYVSPALFEAGLYCRADDRGDPVVQVAPPLISGQAEFDTIESILRSVLREV